The following are encoded in a window of Sulfurimonas sp. C5 genomic DNA:
- a CDS encoding Dabb family protein translates to MKKYRGGIEMVVHIVMFKFKEENKALNLAKVQAKLEKLEELIDELKTIEVGINFTEADRAMDLSLYSTFETRRDLQAYAVHPEHLKVVELIKEVTIESKVVDYILE, encoded by the coding sequence TTGAAAAAATATAGAGGTGGAATAGAAATGGTAGTTCATATAGTTATGTTTAAATTCAAAGAGGAAAATAAAGCACTGAATTTAGCAAAGGTTCAGGCAAAACTTGAAAAGTTAGAAGAGTTGATTGACGAACTAAAAACTATAGAAGTTGGGATCAATTTTACCGAAGCTGACAGAGCAATGGACCTCTCTTTATATTCAACATTTGAAACTCGTAGAGATTTGCAGGCGTATGCTGTACACCCTGAACATCTAAAAGTGGTAGAACTCATTAAAGAAGTGACTATAGAGTCAAAAGTAGTTGACTATATTTTAGAATAG
- a CDS encoding DASS family sodium-coupled anion symporter gives MTADIHIFKKVLIAIVIGVFTFFLGTQFFNHTQSLLLGNIAFLVTLWTNEALPLGVVSLLPIILFPSFGFISTKETTINYAHPIIYLFLGGFLLAIAVEKTKLHIRIADKILNVFPDTPRAMILSLAITAGLLSAILSNTTTTLLLITIAIFITTNEKLKLRFALAIAYGASIGGILTPIGTPPNLILLGIMQNNGMEMIPFMQWMVMVAPLCVVMIIAMSFLLSMGVQDVKVERNIELPPFSVKQKKVSFLLLTLILLLIVNAPIKPYWNGLGLSESGILLGFGLILFIPPFKILDWIEDHNKIPYAIIMLFGAGFSIAKAFVATGLADAIASYILNMTHFSPIILLFSIAFIITFATEITSNTALISIMLPVIYSVSEQAGINTTLFMMVATICGSYAFMLPIATPPNAIAMSSGVVHVKDMIRYGIVLNLLGIFFIVMIAEYFWKGVFFN, from the coding sequence TTGACTGCTGATATTCATATATTTAAGAAAGTTTTGATTGCTATAGTTATAGGAGTTTTTACATTTTTTCTAGGGACACAGTTTTTTAACCATACACAAAGTCTTTTACTTGGAAATATAGCTTTTTTGGTTACGCTATGGACAAATGAAGCTCTCCCTTTAGGAGTTGTTTCACTTTTACCGATTATTCTGTTTCCTTCCTTTGGATTTATTTCGACAAAAGAAACTACAATCAATTATGCACACCCTATAATTTATCTGTTTTTAGGGGGATTTTTACTTGCAATTGCCGTTGAAAAAACAAAGCTGCATATACGCATAGCAGATAAGATTTTAAATGTCTTTCCTGATACCCCAAGAGCTATGATACTTTCACTTGCTATCACTGCAGGCTTATTAAGTGCTATACTTTCAAATACTACGACAACTTTATTGCTGATTACTATCGCAATTTTTATTACTACAAACGAAAAATTAAAATTACGTTTTGCACTTGCTATTGCATATGGGGCTAGTATAGGCGGTATTTTAACTCCTATAGGTACACCTCCAAATCTGATATTATTAGGAATTATGCAAAACAACGGTATGGAAATGATACCGTTTATGCAATGGATGGTCATGGTCGCACCGTTATGTGTGGTTATGATCATTGCTATGAGTTTTTTACTCAGTATGGGCGTGCAAGATGTAAAAGTAGAACGTAATATAGAACTTCCTCCTTTCTCTGTAAAACAAAAAAAAGTAAGTTTTTTGCTATTGACTTTGATTCTTCTATTAATTGTTAATGCACCGATCAAACCGTATTGGAATGGGCTGGGGCTTAGTGAAAGCGGTATTTTATTGGGATTTGGTTTGATCCTTTTCATTCCTCCGTTTAAGATCCTTGACTGGATTGAAGATCACAATAAAATTCCTTACGCAATTATCATGCTTTTTGGTGCAGGATTTTCGATTGCAAAAGCATTTGTTGCAACGGGGTTAGCAGATGCAATAGCATCTTACATATTGAACATGACACACTTTTCACCTATTATATTGCTTTTTAGTATCGCTTTTATAATTACGTTTGCGACAGAGATCACTTCCAATACGGCACTAATATCTATTATGTTACCGGTGATCTATTCAGTAAGTGAACAGGCAGGAATCAATACGACACTTTTTATGATGGTAGCTACTATATGCGGATCATATGCTTTTATGCTTCCGATTGCAACACCACCTAATGCCATAGCAATGAGTAGCGGAGTTGTACATGTAAAAGATATGATCCGTTATGGAATAGTACTCAATCTGCTTGGAATATTTTTTATTGTAATGATTGCAGAATATTTTTGGAAAGGTGTATTTTTTAACTAA
- a CDS encoding cation diffusion facilitator family transporter, translating to MGHEHHHHHHHEVNNYNFAFAVGVLLNIVFVVIEIVYGLLSDSLALVADAGHNFSDVLSLLLAWGASLLAAKSATLNRTYGFRKVTIFASLISAILLLFALGTITIEAFQRFFEPKPVESMTVIIVALIGFVINAVTALLFVKGQEHDLNIRGAFLHMAADAAVSLGVVVVGIVMMYTDWNWLDPLVTLLIVGVILIGTWHLLRDSTAYALDFVPSKIDTEAIKKFLQNNEKIESFHDLHIWALSTTEIALTVHLVVYDENIDNSFLHYLHQELHDHFHIGHATIQVESSKDSLLCIPNKKCQH from the coding sequence ATGGGACATGAACATCATCACCATCACCATCATGAAGTAAACAATTACAACTTTGCTTTTGCGGTAGGTGTTTTACTCAATATTGTTTTTGTCGTCATTGAGATAGTTTACGGACTATTATCAGATTCTTTGGCACTTGTTGCTGATGCAGGGCACAATTTTAGTGATGTACTGAGTTTACTGCTTGCATGGGGAGCTAGTCTCTTAGCGGCAAAGTCGGCGACTCTTAACAGAACTTACGGTTTTAGAAAAGTAACTATTTTTGCATCGTTAATCAGTGCAATTTTATTATTGTTCGCACTTGGTACTATTACTATAGAAGCATTTCAAAGATTTTTCGAACCAAAACCTGTTGAGAGCATGACGGTAATTATTGTTGCTCTTATTGGATTTGTAATAAATGCCGTAACTGCACTGCTTTTTGTAAAAGGGCAAGAACACGATCTCAATATTCGTGGAGCTTTTTTACATATGGCAGCGGATGCGGCAGTATCTCTTGGCGTTGTTGTTGTTGGGATCGTGATGATGTATACAGATTGGAACTGGTTGGATCCTCTTGTAACCTTACTGATTGTCGGTGTCATTCTTATAGGGACATGGCATCTTCTTCGTGATTCGACGGCATATGCTTTGGACTTTGTTCCAAGTAAAATTGACACTGAAGCGATTAAAAAATTTTTACAGAACAATGAAAAAATAGAATCATTTCATGATCTTCATATATGGGCTTTGAGTACAACAGAAATAGCATTAACGGTTCACCTTGTAGTGTATGATGAGAATATAGATAATAGTTTTTTACATTATCTGCATCAAGAGCTGCATGACCACTTTCATATAGGACATGCAACAATACAGGTAGAATCCTCTAAAGATTCTTTGCTTTGTATTCCAAATAAAAAATGTCAACATTAG